The following are from one region of the Magallana gigas chromosome 6, xbMagGiga1.1, whole genome shotgun sequence genome:
- the LOC105345064 gene encoding D-galactoside-specific lectin, which produces MKTLFLFTCLLLLFEVGESWVWGGSSWYGATTTSICQNQKLTLHCGHGRVIKIRHANYGRTNYFTCPRGNLHTDDCESSDTKEIVKKRCNGRRKCTLTATNSIFGNPCHGTTKYLEVTFKCIHDDEKRSLKNVK; this is translated from the exons ATGAAAACTCTGTTTCTATTCACCTGTCTCCTACTTTTATTTGAAG TTGGAGAGTCATGGG TTTGGGGAGGCAGCAGCTGGTATGGAGCGACAACAACATCAATTTGTCAGAACCAGAAACTCACTCTGCATTGTGGTCATGGCAGAGTGATTAAAATCCGGCATGCCAACTACGGTAGGACAAACTACTTTACCTGTCCACGAGGAAATCTTCACACAGATGATTGTGAAAGCAGCGATACAAAGGAAATTGTAAAAAAGCGCTGTAATGGAAGAAGAAAATGCACGCTTACAGCAACAAATTCCATCTTTGGTAATCCTTGTCATGGTACAACGAAATACCTGGAAGTGACATTTAAATGTATCC ATGACGATGAAAAAAGATCTTTAAAGAATGTGAAATAA